AAATTATGTAGACTagtcatgtaacatgacatttaatacacaccctcagacaacttctaatgcaaaataaaaaattacatagGTGCTATGCACAGTGGGGATATAGAAGTTGAAATGAAATAGGAAGGCTCTGAATAACCTCACCTAATTCTGTCACCAGAGGGCATACTTCATAGGAAGGCTCTTAATAACCTCACCTAATTCTGTCACCAGAGGGCATACTTCATAGGAAGGCTCTGTTATTGAAGTGTTAACTTACCCGTGTACTGTTTTTAGCCAGCATTTCCTTGGCTAGTAGGCTGTATGCATCATCGACATTGGTGTTAGTTTTGGCGCTGGTTTCTAAAAAATCCAGATCATAGCTTGTGGCGAGCTGAAATGGAGATAAATACAATTAACATCCATACGGCTGAGAGCTACACTGGAACATTTTGGGCAACTTTTTAGTTCAATATAGTGACTTATATAGTGATATTTAATTtgggtttttaatttataaaacaattttattatggggcatcctacttgaaaaatagcgccaatggcgttacAGCACAACTGTacgtttttttgtttatctggttgcctatccagccctatTGTTACTTTTACTATAATTAAGTGCcctaatttggctgttgctatgagtatggtcttgttgctaggcatatttgcatacattttttgaatgtttattcccttacatcatttggttgttgttatgggtgtggtcttgttgctagggatatttgcatacatttggttaatctttattcacttacctacacatctctgttgttatcttcgtAATGTGCATCCTCATTTGaatgttgctaagggcgtggtcatggttgctaggacattcagtcaatatattttgaacactatctaactgcagaataacacccgacacatccccaccaagtttcaaccccatgcACCATGTAGTTTTTAAGATGTAAAAAAAGTTgtgaattcaccttcatctacacatccccaggtgaatcccattaaatttcagctcaatctgcggagtagttttggaattatagatttttgaacaaacagacacatatttagacttaatttgcatatcactgatgggatcatgttatgaacaattcttaatataagcaccctaagaacgttccaaacaaatttcagtccaatctgctttttttaagtagttttggaattaaggatttttgaccaaaaatacacattcttattcctaatttgcatatcactgttgggatcatcatgtaatgaacaattcttagtctAAACACCgtatttcagaccgatctgcccagtattttttgtgtttaagttttttgaacaaaaatcacattttttgacccgaATCACACCGTAGTTAAGGTCATTTTGATTTcgacaatttcccaactagacagcTAAGgtatatacccaccaaatatctgCTAACTTACCGTACTggtgctgtctgtctgttaacttaccatactagccctgtctgtctgttaactAACCGTACTagccctgtctgtctgttaactAACCGTACTAGCCCTGTCTGTCTGCTAACTTACCATACTagccctgtctgtctgttaactTACCGTACTGgccatgtctgtctgttaacTTACCGTACTggccctgtctgtctgttaactTACCGTACTGgccatgtctgtctgttaacTTACCGTACTGgccatgtctgtctgttaacTTACCGTACTggccctgtctgtctgttaactTACCGTACTGgccatgtctgtctgttaacTTACCGTACTggccctgtctgtctgttaactTACCGTACTggccctgtctgtctgttaactTACCGTACTggccctgtctgtctgttaactTACCGTACTggccctgtctgtctgttaactTACCGTACTGgccatgtctgtctgttaacTTACCGTACTGgccatgtctgtctgttaacttaccatactagccctgtctgtctgttaactTACCGTACTggccctgtctgtctgttaactTACCGTACTggccctgtctgtctgttaactTACCGTACTGgccatgtctgtctgttaacTTACCGTACTGgccatgtctgtctgttaacTTACCATACTggccctgtctgtctgttaactTACCGTACTagccctgtctgtctgttaactTACCGTACTggccctgtctgtctgtacttcTCTGTTTACTTGTCTGTCAGACTTATTTCCTATAAGCACAATACTAACATCCTCTGATGCATTCTgggaaaaatacagaaaatcaTGTCATTCAGACTCCACTGTCTAATAGTTTGTTGATTTTACTTAACTATTAACTATTTCACATTTACTTCAGCGAATCACTTTGTAGCTAGGAGTTCTGAACATTGATGGCAGTGTGGGCATGGAGGTCATGTAAGTCTTTTCACTATCACATCaagctgtaaatgtatactcaagccaagttattgtctttgaacagaaaatatggactGTATAcactggtcgttctacatcatgacaacttCATGTCTCCATgactggttttgtggtgctacatcatgacaacccgtgtctacatcactggttttgaggtgttacatcatgacaacctgtgtctacatcactggttttgtggtgttacatcatgacaacccgtgtctacatcactggttttgtggttctacatcatgacaacccatgtctacatcactggttttgtggtgctacatcatgacaacccgtgtctacatcactggttttgtggtgctacatcatgacaacccgtgtctacatcactggttttgcagtgctacatcatgacaatctgtgtctacatcactggttttgtggttctacatcatgacaacccgtgtctacatcactggttttgcagtgctacatcatgacaatctgtgtctacatcactggttttgtggtgctacatcatgacaacccgtgtctacatcactggttttgtggttctacatcatgacaacctgtgtctacatcactggttttgtggttctacatcatgacaacctgtgtctacatcactggttttatggtgctacatcatgacaacctgtgtctacatcactggttttgtggtgctacatcatgacaacctgtgtctacatcactggttttgtggtgctacatcatgacaacccgtgtctacatcactggttttgtggttctacatcatgacaacctgtgtctgtGTACATAGCTGGTTTTgcggtgcttgaaatatgagtcaaaacattcctaATCTCTATTATGTtatctgaattttttttaaaatatgattttggaggtataattatacatgtattaatcaccaatatttttcattatgCAGCCAGAAAATACTAGACTCTGTTACAGTCCTCGGAGTGTCGGTAGCGGAAAGGGCTGTGTTGTATGTACTGATAGCTGAGCAATAACACAGAGCATTGCAGTAACACgtacgtcaacgaatggttagctCTATGTAGTTGTTGAGGGCGCACaatacaaggatattctagtataattaTGTGGTAGATATCAatgcatacaaaacaaccctttctGCTATAGAAACTCCAAGGACTCTAAGAGAGTCTATGAAAAgactagtgacctaaggggtttgtCACTATTCATGTAACGACTCATTGtggcaaggccccttaggtcccTCATATTTCCTTTGGatgaatgaagagaaatattggggaatattatAAAATTGTATCTCAAGCAAGCCAAGATGAACAggtttgaacaaaaaatatgggttggataccctggtcattctatagCATGATAATTTGTGAATACATCATTGCATGTTCTGAGAATTATGTCAATTTTGCTTTTCTGAGTATCAGTAAAAGTTAGATATAAATTGACTTGCCTGTCGTATGTTGGCTAACCATCCTGTCAGATGTAAAAATGTTTCAGAATTGGTGATGTCATAAACTAGTAAAATACCCTGAAAAGACAAAAACAGATTGATTTAATGATTCTAACATTGACTAGGCTGTTTCTAAATATACAGGATCCATCAACAGGGAAAATATTGTAGTATGAACCACTTAAAAACTCTACAACTAAGGCCTAATGAAAATGGTAAACTGACTAAATTATTTATGTTACATAGTACAAACTTCCCTTAACTCCTACCAAaactaccaaccaaccaataatCTTACTAACCTATGTACTAAGTAACTAAACTAGTACAAACTTACCATagcacctacctacctacctaccaactaaccaatcaatcaatcaaccaagcTACCAAGCAAGCAAgctatcaaccaaccaaccaactaaccaaccaacaaatcaaccaaccaactaaccaaccacccacccacccaccaatcaaccaactaaccaatcaacaagcaagcaagctaccaaccaaccaaccaaccagtcaaccaaccaaccaatcaaccaagtAAGCAtgctaccaaccaaccaaccaacaaccaaccGATCaagcaaccaaccaatcaaGCATCCAAgttaccaaccaaccaaccaacaacgctaccaaccaaccaaccaaccaatcaaccacgctaccaaccaaccaaccaaccaatcaaccacgCTAccaagcaaccaaccaaccaatcaaccatgCTAccaagcaaccaaccaaccaaccaaccaagtaaCTAACTTAATACAAACTAACCATAGCTCCTCTGTAGTATGCTGTAGTAAGTGTACGAAAGCGTTCTTGACCTGCTGTGTCCCtgcaaacataaacaaacaatacattatcaacacatttatcagtatcattattcattcatttcatccTTATTTCATTCTGACTGTTAACTAGGACACCGACCACCCCTCTTTCATGTGTATCAGTGTTACAGTCTTATAAAGTGCAATTAGGAACAAACTACTATGAAGTACAAAATAGGGGTGTCCAGTTCTGAAAATCTTGCTATACTTGCATTTGACTTGAACTACAAAATTGACCACCCCTCTTTCCCGTGTGAAGTATCACCACCCTATTGTGTATTACTAGAGACAAACTACTATGACATAGAAAATAGGGGTGTTCAATACAAGACTAACTTATTATACTTGTACTTAGTCTAGCTTCTAGACCCTCAGGCAGTtctaccccacctagtttttcactgccaaccatACCCTGAACTTTTTATGTTTTCGagaaaagaataataaaattgcaaaaattgtgaagtgacatcaactgaaaaagtcaatataaaactgttcttccaatctgtaatagctgtacatctgatgagaagaaaccaataacacagagaccatatggaaaacaatggaaaacataactacctgaactagacactcacatagagaaaaaatatataaaaaataaaatctacctaccccatctattctaaaatgaaacataatcagaaccacacaattttttttattaggcctaagggTCGCcctattttttatatatatgtatctcattactttttcattaCTTtcacactagagggcgctatattctcCACGTCCGGTTTGCATCGTACAACAATTATGAGTCATTTGGTCAATTTAATAAAAAAGTACAACTGTCAGCTGCCAACCAGAGATGCTGTAATCTTCTGCTTTTGTGTAGCAGCTTTCTGAGCACAGATCTGAGGTCTTTCCTATTAACCCACCCCCCCTCCTGTGCATAAGTGTTACAGTCCTAATTTGAATGAATAGGGATAGACGACTATGACATAAAAATAGGGGTATTAAGCATCAAATTTATTTAATTGCACTGTCACTAAAAAGCTGGCCACCCCTTTTTCATGTGTGAAAGTGTTAAAGCCATATTGACTATGAATGGGAATAAACCACTATGACATAACTACAGGGGTGTTCAGCATATATGGTCAGGCTTTGATgtaaaatttgtacatgtatgaaagaAGAGTGTTATTTGAACTGACAAAGTCAAAGATTTTCCCTTGACAATACAGTTTTCTCCTGCATTTACTCCAGAACCAATGAGGGGTCGGTTGGTCAACTAAATTTCTTACGAGATAAGTCTATATCTACTAGTGTTTTCGTTAAGGTTGGGAAACCCTGGTAGCAGAAGGGGGAATATGGTTAAACTGGCATAGTTTACAATATATTTGTACCATActttttacctacttaccacccttaataaaaaatactggtagaaaaccctggtaaaatgactggcgaatttgggtagattttacctgcttaccacccttaacaaaaacacttgtagggaaccctggtaaaatgatagaggaactcaggtagattttacctaccacccttaacaaaaacactggtaggaaaccctggtaaaatgatagaggaactcaggtagattttacctacttaccacccttaacaaaaacactggtagggaaccctggtaaaatgatagaggaactcaggtagattttacctacttaccacccttaacaaaaacactggtagggaaccctagtaaaatgactagggaactcaggtagattttacctacttaccacccttaacaaaaacacactatcccaaattaaataaaaattatcGACTTACCATACTTGTAATCTGATTCGTTTACCTTCTATCATTAACGTTCTGTATTTAAAATCCAAacctgaaattaaaaaaaaaattattatggGGACCGATTTCCCTGGAAGTCAAATCTCAAATTTTCGAACAATTTCActtcttgttttctttttactCCATCGATCACCTTATCTGATTAttacagtggccatatggatgaggattgggtatttattttggatttttaatttacaaaacaattttatcaaggCTTCCTAGGTGAAAAATCAATgagaaacaacattgacaaagtctgtgtttgtaactagCTTTACAAtagcaaaaagctaaaaagtgtgtaaaaagtttgttattttacatacaataacaaacatttcgcACAGTTGTTAATTATGTCAAAGTATTGCGTTACAagcaaggacttggcatatgatGATTTTTTCAaggaggaagccatgataaaattgttttataaattaaaaatccaaaataaatacccaatcctcatccatatgaccactttaaatgACAGAATATGATTTCTTGCAAATTGAGAATGAATACAACAGTCAATGTTCTGATTGTAGAAACTGCTGTTGACAGAGAGAAAAACAAgtaatataatatgacagtACGATAACTAACAGTGTGTCCTCGAAAACAATTTGACAAACCACTgagacacacaatttctagttacgcaccaaaatttggtgttctcctatctcttactatgtggtgagtgtgccctaaGCCAATTTcacgtgccactgatgcacacaatttctagtgacacaccaaaatttgatgttctcctatctcttactatgtggtgagtgtgccctaaGCCAATTTcacgtgccactgatgcacacaatttctagtgacacaccaaaatttgatgttctcctatctcttactatgtggtgagtgtgccctctaaaccaatttgacgcaccactgacatacacaatttctagtgacacaccaaaatttggtgttcccctatctctcattatgtgatgactcacaagaaatgccagtttatGTCATTTACTTTGGCTACCACTAGAGGTCAGACTGATAACAAAGCAGAAATgctgtcaggtcaaaggtcacacaaaGGTTACAAGGCCTGCCCTACCATGTACTTGCAACTGTTTCTTATGTAAACACAAAACAGAAAGTCTAGACGAGTATTTATGGCAAATATGACATAAGTGAAACAAACTTGTCTACTGACATAATGGAGTTCACCCCACATAGAAACTCctaaaaagaaaggaaaaagaaTTCTATCGAAACTGGCAACCAGTACAAAATAAATAGCGTTTGGTTAGGTgcaataaaattgataaaaacaaacaaacaaacgatcAGATAAAGTATTGACTTCTTTCACTGAGTCAATATTTGACAATAGCTAGTGGACTCAGGTCACGCAATACCCACCTTACATAAACCTAGGGAGTTCTGTCTGTGAGAGGATATACTGTTCGACCCCCTAACATACACttatatagctaaaatgatgaaggtttggtgtttcactcatgggacattcaCGTtattgacacaaagatagacatatttcaactctagactaacaataacagagacacaataaacacagcatgatcatttgcccaatcacattgaacagtgataagcattgctattctttcacagtgcagtagaaacaggcttctaatgaaaacattacacatggacttgatgattttaatagctgcaattgtttattttctaactgataatcaacatttcaacttaacttcttctacatccccactgtacACTgatgtatattgaaaaaaagctaaaaataaatgtgtaataagtttattattgtatgcactaacaaacatttgacatttattattttatcatttatcatttatcatttattaatctttggcaatttattgagttacaaacaaagactttgtcaatgttgttttactatgatttttcaagtaggaggccatgataaaattgttttataaattaaaaatccaaaataaatacccaatgcTTACCCATATGGCTAGTTAGAATACTATCAGATTGTATCATCAATGGGTACAGAGGTTAATCAAACAGCATGTTGTGTTCAgacaaatatttataatatgataAACAGAAGACAGTTAGAACACTGGATTGATGATTTCAACCCAGACAACAActaaatctctctctctctctctctctctctctctctctctctctctctctctctctctctctctctctctctctctctctctctctctctctctctctctctctctctgtctgtctctctgtctctctctcgctcgctctctctctctctctctctctctctctctctctctctctctctctctctctctctctctctctctctctctctctcattcttcATAGTCATCCTTGAAACGGTGTACGGGCTTGATTCTGGCATTGAGAAGgaaaggggggaggggggttgtcAGAATCGAGTTTCAAGACTGTAAGATCCGTCGTGTCACCGGCCTCCGTCTACAAACAGAGAAGTCGGACGACTGTCTAGCTTACACTCACAGTTGTCACACGTGACTGTGTGTGGGGTCGTGACCACTAAGCACAAACTCCAGCTAGGGTTCAAATGGTTACGTTGTTAATTGGTAATGACCCGTCGACTTTGAAATAGCGCCCGTCACAACATCATTAAATTACGTGTCAACAAACCCGGAAGACACAAAATATATACCTACCAATCGTTGATACATAGCTCTCATAAAATTTGCTGTCACAAAATTGATGAACCAGACACGTTTTCCCGACATCACTGTCGCCAAGGACAAGAATTTTGAATGTCAGATCATAGTAATGACCGTTTGAATCGGTTTCGACACCAGTACTGATCTCAGAGGCGGAGTTCATGGCACATTAAGTTATCAGAAGATCGCAGTCAGCTGTCCGCAGAGGCTGTCATTTTGTTGACGTGTGTTCCCTAAAATAACCATAACATGGGTGTCTCGCTGGACCCCCTAGGTTAGTGGGAATTGTATGCATGGGTACGCTACGAGGTTTGATACGTCCttccacaggcactcgaatcaatgtgtatgatttaagaaaaaaatatgtatgtaaataatacatacatattttcattcataaatataataaccttttgaatatattttcctacctgtaaggtaatatttctactagtatagagattgatacatttgtagcagcaggattcgtacgatattttcctaagaaaacggcaatataagcaataatacgtgcccctttGCTTCCCCATACATTCTCCAAAGCATACACAGACACCCTAACTGCCAAGTGAATTCAGTTTCGCCTTTGTTCCCCGAGATGCATTGCTTTGAATTCGAGGTCTAAATGATTGACCCATTCAGCTTACAGCATATGTAGTGAGGGCTCGTTCTCAGTTGACTGGGTGTAAACAAAGAATATCGGGGCATTGAGACAGACGACATAATTGGGAACAATCTGCCACAATATCTCCAAAGGCAAAGGTTTTGAATTCTGCACGTATACACACTGAACACAAAAGGGAACTTGTAGAGCCTTTTTCCCCTCTTACCAATGTATGAATATCAAACACACTCTGTACGTACCCATATCATAGTAAAGGCAAATcgtattttacatttttagtgGATATATGGACCACTGGATTTGGGTTTAACAATATCTCAGAGGTCAAATGCATGTATTTTCAGCTACAAATTCAAACTATTACCAGTCCCTGACCAAGCAGTCACTAGTTTTGGTTACCCTGACTttcgccgctgggggctcttctTCTCGCCTGGGGAGGTCTCGTTGGCTAGGCAGAGACCCCAGCGTTAAAGTCTGGGTAATCGAGACTAAACCCTAACTCCCAAACTTAAAAGTCAGTGTGTTCTACATTCTATTTAGTACTACTAtcccacagtcacttgtgagctattATTCTTTTTACTAGTAATTATGGtgataatacaaaataacaatatatcatatattttttttttaaaacatgcaCCAAAAAACATGCAGAAACTTATGATGGTAATTTttctgaatattcataaataattaaGAATGTCATTGATTTTGTATaatgaccatccttgaatacAATATTTGCTTACAAGTGATTGTGGGCTGTACTGTTCTACCCTGTTATataaaaaacaaagtaaaagaTAACATTATTGGTATGAGGGCGCCATATATTACTCACGTCAAGAACATGAAGCATCGTTTGGaatttgtctgtctttgtctgaaGTAAGAATTCAATGGTGAAAGTAATCAATGACATTGATCTATCCAGTGTGATGGGTGGGCAtgttaaataaaaacaaagtaaacataacaCTACAGGTATGAGGGCGCCATATATTACTAGCGTCTCGAAGCATCCTTGTTTGGACTCCAGACCACtaagtgttttgttattgtacgtactataacaaaacattttacacatttagtgatctttttgcaatgtatagaGTGACAAACACCGACGTTGTATATGtggtttcacattgatttttcaagttggaagccatgataataaaattattttataaattaaaaatccaaaataaatacctactcctcatccacatggctaCGTTAAAGAGATCAATAACCATACACACGGTGTTTGTTTctgtaaaacttacatttattgCTCGAGTACTTTCCATCAGATCGACAAAATCTATCTACATTCTATCAGCATTTACATCGTACAAGAAAATACTCCAGACCTTAAAACTACGAAAAAGTAAAAACTACAACATTCACAGTAAACAATTTCCTACTTCTAGTAACAAAAGTCAAAAATCTGCAAATCCATATACACTAAAGCTTACCACCCCTTTCTCTGTATAACTTTGGTATAACCTTATAGTTTCTAAGGTATGTCAGCCTATTACAAGAAGAATTGGAAGTCACATGACCTGGTAATTATGCAGGTCAAAGGTgggtctgtttgtttgttgaagttatttatttactcaacataaaaaaatattgtccacTTTTTAATAGTGCAGTCATATTGCTGTCAATCTTTTTCaaatacaactgttgacattaGACCATGgatgaacggaacctgttacaaacatggaaagtatCATTTGATGGGAACAATTTTAtcgccactttacataatagttcaccatcacaaacaaatttccagttcccctggcatttcatgtacacataaagagaccataaaactgttcttatcaaaccatggtgtgtaatacatgtCTCTGCTGTTgtaacatgctgtgccaagtgttattattccaattcagttgtttactttccctgtctgtaacaggttccgtttgttcacggtctgatgtcagcagttatACATATGGTTATGTTCGGAACTTTTAGCATAAAACAATTCCTTACCAAATGTATTAATTTCTGAAATTCAATATATAAATGTTAAGACTATATTTTCTAAACATCCATGtctcgtatatatatatatatggaattCGCAAACAGCACTGTGGCCATTTTCCTTAGAACTGAATAAATATGAGatgttgatttttatttttttaaattcacagtaaaataattttttttactgaatCAAAAAGACAGCCAACCAATTCCCAAACAGAGATGGTATTATCGATTTTAtcgaaagtttttttttttttaattttttttttttatattttggaatattcactttttaaatattattttaatactaTAGAAATTAAGTCTGCAAAATCAAATTTCGTTAGACTTACTTTTTCTCAGAATTTCTTTTCACAGAACTTCAGTTCTTAACAAATTTAGATTTCATAGAATTTGTTTCCACAGAATAGACTTCAAATTGCATGTactgtaatagggaacttgtaatcca
This portion of the Glandiceps talaboti chromosome 19, keGlaTala1.1, whole genome shotgun sequence genome encodes:
- the LOC144450303 gene encoding ras-related protein Rab-13-like isoform X1 — translated: MNSASEISTGVETDSNGHYYDLTFKILVLGDSDVGKTCLVHQFCDSKFYESYVSTIGLDFKYRTLMIEGKRIRLQVWDTAGQERFRTLTTAYYRGAMGILLVYDITNSETFLHLTGWLANIRQNASEDVSIVLIGNKSDRQVNREVQTDRASTLATSYDLDFLETSAKTNTNVDDAYSLLAKEMLAKNSTRANRASSIHKTIKDSDFYSSDEDYSANQQGGCRC
- the LOC144450303 gene encoding ras-related protein Rab-13-like isoform X2, translating into MIEGKRIRLQVWDTAGQERFRTLTTAYYRGAMGILLVYDITNSETFLHLTGWLANIRQNASEDVSIVLIGNKSDRQVNREVQTDRASTLATSYDLDFLETSAKTNTNVDDAYSLLAKEMLAKNSTRANRASSIHKTIKDSDFYSSDEDYSANQQGGCRC